A window from Candidatus Tanganyikabacteria bacterium encodes these proteins:
- a CDS encoding EF-hand domain-containing protein codes for MKPIGLSLGAYLRGEGTGTPARRPIDLAARRRGVDRDGDGDVSRRESRDRFTRSNSFATLDKDRDGLLSTLEMRDLERFDNRQYDTDGDGQVGRDEFVANRAAEMKANRRALVGQRIAAMDGDKLRAALDRFDADGDGRLSAAEVIGGRRELRRQEDAARRETAFEALAGDRGAFALESKQARIFAAYDADRDGRVGRAEFGEGHQADLQAVARSRYTGESPDSTVVNRLALDRLEPGTKEDEKQVSPGRPVDVGSLRDLTWDEAVNIIRSRGGELFENGRPAVLAVRTANAGTTTYDDAFVVLKPDGGMKTFAATTRPGFTTPGGGWDPAMVLPGNYEITPRWRDGKFNNDAFIIGTDDGWNVKAAEDRNGDGRYSRAELNRPVSSDEIRLHRGNDTTTSSAGCFNVQDYDGFLAYMGGRDVSFNMTLVNA; via the coding sequence ATGAAGCCAATCGGGCTTTCTCTTGGCGCGTATCTTCGTGGCGAGGGGACCGGGACGCCGGCTCGGCGACCGATCGATCTCGCGGCGCGGCGCCGCGGCGTCGACAGGGATGGCGACGGCGACGTCTCCCGCCGCGAGTCGCGCGACCGCTTCACGCGCTCCAACTCCTTCGCGACCCTGGACAAGGACCGCGACGGCCTCCTGTCGACACTCGAGATGCGCGATCTGGAAAGGTTCGATAACCGGCAGTACGACACGGACGGGGACGGGCAAGTCGGGCGCGACGAGTTCGTGGCGAACCGGGCGGCCGAGATGAAAGCCAACCGGCGCGCACTCGTCGGCCAGCGCATCGCGGCCATGGATGGTGACAAGCTTCGGGCAGCGCTCGACCGCTTCGACGCCGATGGCGACGGCCGGCTCAGTGCCGCCGAGGTGATCGGCGGGCGCAGGGAACTGCGGCGGCAAGAGGACGCCGCTCGCCGCGAAACGGCCTTCGAGGCCCTCGCGGGAGACCGCGGCGCGTTCGCGCTCGAGAGCAAGCAGGCGCGGATTTTCGCGGCGTACGATGCCGACCGCGACGGCCGGGTCGGCCGGGCCGAATTCGGCGAAGGGCACCAGGCGGATCTGCAGGCCGTGGCGCGGTCCCGCTACACGGGCGAGAGCCCGGATTCCACGGTGGTGAACCGCCTTGCCCTGGATCGCCTCGAACCAGGGACGAAGGAGGACGAAAAGCAAGTCTCCCCTGGCCGGCCGGTGGACGTGGGATCGCTCCGCGACCTCACCTGGGACGAGGCCGTCAACATCATCCGGTCCCGTGGCGGAGAGCTGTTCGAGAACGGCCGGCCGGCCGTACTGGCCGTCCGCACCGCCAATGCGGGGACTACAACCTATGACGACGCCTTCGTGGTGCTCAAGCCCGACGGCGGCATGAAGACCTTCGCCGCGACCACGAGGCCGGGGTTCACCACGCCCGGCGGCGGATGGGATCCCGCGATGGTCCTGCCCGGAAACTACGAGATCACCCCCCGCTGGCGGGACGGCAAGTTCAACAACGACGCCTTCATCATCGGCACCGACGACGGCTGGAATGTAAAGGCCGCCGAGGACCGCAATGGCGACGGCCGGTACTCCCGGGCGGAGCTGAACAGGCCGGTCTCCAGCGACGAGATCCGGCTTCACCGCGGCAACGACACGACCACCAGTTCCGCCGGCTGCTTCAACGTCCAGGACTACGACGGCTTCCTGGCCTACATGGGGGGCCGGGACGTGAGCTTCAACATGACCCTGGTCAACGCCTGA
- the arsC gene encoding arsenate reductase (glutaredoxin) (This arsenate reductase requires both glutathione and glutaredoxin to convert arsenate to arsenite, after which the efflux transporter formed by ArsA and ArsB can extrude the arsenite from the cell, providing resistance.): MDQPTLYHNPRCSKSRRALELLEAAGVTPRIVRYLDQPLSVGELDDLLRKLDMEPQALMRTGEDVYAELGLAGRDLSREGAIQVLVDHPILIERPILVAGERAVVARPPERVMELLGA; the protein is encoded by the coding sequence ATGGACCAGCCCACGCTCTACCACAACCCGCGCTGCAGCAAGAGCCGGCGGGCGCTCGAACTGCTCGAGGCCGCCGGAGTGACTCCGCGTATCGTGCGGTACCTGGACCAACCGCTGTCGGTCGGCGAACTGGACGACCTGCTGCGCAAGCTCGACATGGAGCCGCAGGCGCTGATGCGCACCGGCGAAGACGTCTATGCCGAACTCGGGCTCGCCGGCCGGGATCTGTCCCGCGAGGGCGCCATACAAGTACTGGTGGACCATCCGATCCTGATCGAGCGGCCCATCCTGGTCGCCGGAGAACGCGCCGTCGTGGCGCGCCCGCCCGAGCGGGTCATGGAGCTGCTGGGAGCCTGA